A window of Pantoea agglomerans contains these coding sequences:
- the xthA gene encoding exodeoxyribonuclease III, which yields MKFVSFNINGLRARPHQLEALVEQHQPDVIGLQETKVHDDMFPLEEVAKLGYNVFYHGQKGHYGVALMTKAQPVSVRRGFPGDDEEAQRRLIMAEIPSPIGDITVINGYFPQGESRDHPTKFPAKEKFYRDLQAYLEQSLLADKPVLIMGDMNISSTDLDIGIGEESRKRWLRTGKCSFLPEEREWMDRLLKWGLVDTFRDKNPEVSDRFSWFDYRSKGFDDNRGLRIDLLLASQPLAARCVETGIDYAIRSMEKPSDHAPVWSTFQF from the coding sequence ATGAAATTTGTTTCATTCAACATCAACGGGTTGCGCGCCCGCCCCCATCAGCTTGAAGCGCTGGTCGAACAGCATCAGCCTGACGTCATCGGCCTGCAGGAAACCAAAGTCCATGACGATATGTTTCCTCTCGAAGAGGTAGCAAAGCTCGGCTATAACGTCTTTTATCACGGCCAGAAAGGCCACTACGGCGTGGCGCTGATGACCAAAGCGCAGCCCGTGTCAGTGCGTCGCGGCTTTCCCGGCGACGATGAAGAGGCGCAGCGCCGCCTGATTATGGCGGAAATTCCGAGCCCGATAGGCGATATCACGGTGATTAACGGCTACTTCCCGCAGGGCGAGAGCCGCGACCATCCGACTAAATTTCCGGCGAAAGAGAAATTCTATCGCGATCTCCAGGCCTATCTCGAGCAGAGCCTGCTGGCAGACAAGCCGGTGCTGATCATGGGCGATATGAATATCAGCAGCACCGATCTTGATATCGGTATCGGTGAGGAGAGCCGCAAACGCTGGCTGCGCACCGGCAAATGCTCCTTCCTGCCGGAAGAGCGCGAATGGATGGATCGCCTGCTGAAGTGGGGACTGGTAGATACCTTCCGCGACAAAAACCCCGAGGTCAGCGATCGTTTTTCCTGGTTTGACTATCGCTCAAAGGGTTTTGACGACAACCGCGGACTGCGCATCGATCTGCTGCTGGCCAGTCAGCCGCTGGCCGCGCGCTGCGTGGAGACCGGAATCGACTACGCTATCCGCAGCATGGAAAAACCGTCCGACCACGCTCCGGTCTGGTCAACTTTCCAGTTCTGA
- the hns gene encoding histone-like nucleoid-structuring protein H-NS, with protein sequence MSEALKILNNIRTLRAQARECSLEALEEMLEKLEVVVNERREEETHAKAESEERTRKLEQYREMLLADGIDPNELLSTITETKAPGKTKRAARPAKYQYVDENGETRTWTGQGRTPAVIKKAIEEEGKQLENFLL encoded by the coding sequence ATGAGCGAAGCACTAAAAATCCTTAATAATATCCGTACATTACGCGCGCAGGCTCGAGAGTGTTCACTGGAAGCGCTGGAAGAAATGCTGGAAAAACTCGAGGTCGTGGTAAATGAACGCCGCGAAGAAGAGACCCACGCTAAAGCGGAAAGTGAAGAACGCACGCGCAAACTTGAGCAATACAGAGAAATGCTGCTGGCTGATGGCATCGATCCTAACGAGCTGTTAAGCACCATTACTGAAACTAAAGCGCCAGGTAAAACAAAACGCGCTGCACGTCCGGCTAAATATCAGTACGTTGATGAAAATGGCGAAACCCGTACCTGGACCGGTCAGGGTCGTACGCCAGCGGTAATCAAAAAAGCGATCGAAGAAGAAGGTAAACAGCTGGAAAACTTCCTGCTGTAA
- the rssA gene encoding patatin-like phospholipase RssA: protein MRKVKIGLALGSGAAKGWAHIGVINALTRAGVEIDVVAGCSVGALVGAAYVNDRLPHMEKWVSAFRYWDVIRLMDLSWQRGGLLRGERVFSHVRQLIAQPALESCGKPFGVVATNLSTGRELWLTEGDLHQAVRASCSMPGLLPPVGYNGYWLVDGAVVNPVPVSLTRALGADIVIAVDLQHDAHLMQQDLLSVTPQNSDEAVSAAALSWAKKIRQRLVGLTHRRTTQTPGAMEIMSTSIQVLENRLKRNRMAGDPPDVLIQPFCPQISTLDFHRAEEAIEAGKAAVEKKMDELLPLVRNR, encoded by the coding sequence ATGAGAAAGGTTAAAATCGGACTGGCGTTAGGGTCAGGCGCAGCCAAAGGATGGGCGCATATTGGCGTGATCAACGCGCTGACGCGCGCGGGCGTCGAAATCGATGTCGTAGCGGGCTGCTCCGTCGGTGCGCTGGTCGGCGCGGCTTATGTCAACGACCGCCTGCCGCACATGGAAAAGTGGGTCAGCGCCTTTCGCTACTGGGATGTTATTCGCCTGATGGATCTCTCCTGGCAGCGCGGCGGTTTGCTGCGCGGCGAGCGCGTTTTCAGCCATGTGCGTCAGCTGATTGCCCAGCCGGCTCTGGAGAGCTGCGGCAAGCCGTTCGGCGTGGTGGCGACCAATCTCAGTACCGGTCGGGAATTATGGCTGACCGAAGGCGATCTGCATCAGGCCGTACGCGCTTCCTGTAGTATGCCAGGCTTATTGCCGCCGGTCGGCTACAATGGTTACTGGCTGGTAGATGGGGCGGTGGTGAATCCGGTGCCCGTTTCGCTGACGCGCGCCCTTGGCGCGGATATCGTTATCGCTGTCGATCTTCAGCATGACGCGCATCTGATGCAGCAGGATCTCCTGTCTGTCACGCCGCAAAACAGCGATGAGGCGGTTTCGGCCGCAGCCCTGAGTTGGGCTAAAAAAATACGTCAGCGGCTGGTGGGGTTGACCCATCGCCGTACAACACAAACGCCGGGTGCGATGGAGATTATGTCGACGTCCATCCAGGTGCTGGAAAATCGCCTGAAGCGTAACCGTATGGCAGGCGATCCTCCCGATGTGCTGATTCAGCCATTTTGTCCGCAGATTTCGACGCTGGACTTTCATCGCGCTGAAGAAGCTATCGAGGCAGGCAAGGCCGCCGTTGAGAAAAAAATGGATGAACTATTACCGCTGGTGCGTAACAGATAA
- the rssB gene encoding two-component system response regulator RssB, producing MEKPLIGKKILIVEDEVVFRSLVNNFLLALGASTFEAGDGIDGIGYLQQQDVDLVICDLEMPRMNGIQFVEHIRTRGNSVPILIISATENMADIAHVLRLGVQDVLLKPLKNFERFREAVYECLYPSMFTSKVEEDEQLFQDWDALVRDPAAAAKLLKQLQPPVQQTVANCRVNYRQLTMAEQPGLVLDIAALSDNDLAFYCLDVTRAGDNGVLAALLLRALFNGLLQEQLSGQKQRLPELNGLLRQVNLLLRQANLSGQFPLLVGYYHRTSQNLILVSAGLNATLHVHAHQIQLSNGVPLGTMGSTHLNQISQRADSWQCHVWGAGGRIRLMLAAEEPAK from the coding sequence ATGGAGAAACCACTAATCGGCAAAAAGATACTCATTGTCGAAGATGAGGTCGTTTTCCGTTCTCTGGTAAACAACTTCTTGCTGGCGCTCGGCGCCAGTACGTTTGAAGCCGGCGACGGCATTGATGGCATTGGCTATCTGCAGCAGCAGGATGTGGATCTGGTGATCTGCGATTTGGAAATGCCGCGTATGAACGGCATTCAGTTTGTCGAGCATATCCGCACGCGCGGCAACAGCGTGCCGATCCTGATTATCTCGGCGACGGAAAATATGGCGGATATTGCCCATGTTCTGCGCCTTGGCGTGCAGGACGTGCTGCTTAAGCCGCTGAAAAATTTCGAGCGCTTCCGCGAAGCGGTCTATGAATGCCTTTATCCTTCGATGTTTACCTCTAAGGTGGAGGAGGATGAGCAGCTGTTTCAGGACTGGGACGCGCTGGTGCGCGATCCGGCCGCCGCGGCGAAACTGCTTAAGCAGCTTCAGCCGCCGGTACAGCAGACGGTGGCGAACTGTCGCGTCAACTACCGGCAGCTGACCATGGCCGAACAGCCTGGCCTGGTGCTGGATATTGCAGCGCTTTCCGACAACGATCTCGCCTTCTACTGTCTTGACGTCACGCGCGCCGGCGATAACGGTGTGCTGGCGGCGCTGTTGCTGCGCGCGCTGTTCAACGGCCTGCTGCAGGAGCAGCTCTCTGGCCAAAAACAGCGGCTGCCGGAGTTAAACGGCCTGCTGCGGCAGGTCAATCTGCTGCTGCGTCAGGCTAATCTGAGCGGACAGTTTCCGCTGCTGGTCGGGTATTATCATCGTACTTCGCAAAATCTAATTCTGGTTTCTGCTGGATTAAACGCCACACTTCATGTTCACGCCCACCAAATTCAACTCAGTAACGGCGTCCCTCTTGGCACTATGGGAAGCACTCATCTTAACCAAATCAGCCAGCGCGCCGACAGCTGGCAATGCCACGTCTGGGGCGCCGGAGGCAGGATCCGCCTGATGTTAGCGGCTGAAGAGCCGGCGAAATAA
- the tdk gene encoding thymidine kinase, which yields MAQLYFYYSAMNAGKSTALLQSSYNYQERGMRTLVYTAEIDDRFGVGKVSSRIGLSSPAALFNAQTRLYEEIAAEDARQRVHCVLVDECQFLTRDQVKALSDVVDNLDIPVLCYGLRTDFRGELFGGSQYLLGWADKLVELKTVCHCGRKAGMVLRLDAQGRPFSEGEQVVIGGNERYISVCRKHYKQAIEQGSLDAIYGQQKPV from the coding sequence ATGGCTCAGCTCTATTTTTATTATTCCGCAATGAATGCAGGGAAATCCACCGCGTTATTACAGTCGTCTTACAATTATCAGGAACGCGGCATGAGAACCCTGGTCTACACCGCTGAAATTGACGATCGTTTCGGCGTGGGCAAAGTCAGCTCCCGTATTGGCCTCTCCTCGCCGGCGGCGCTGTTTAACGCGCAGACGCGGCTGTATGAGGAGATCGCGGCGGAAGATGCGCGCCAGCGGGTACACTGCGTGCTGGTGGACGAGTGCCAGTTTTTAACGCGCGATCAGGTCAAGGCGCTCTCTGACGTCGTCGATAACCTGGATATTCCGGTGCTCTGCTACGGGCTACGCACCGACTTTCGTGGCGAACTCTTTGGCGGCAGCCAGTATTTGCTCGGCTGGGCCGACAAGCTGGTGGAGCTGAAAACCGTCTGTCACTGCGGCCGTAAGGCGGGGATGGTATTGCGGCTCGACGCGCAGGGCCGTCCGTTTAGCGAAGGGGAGCAGGTGGTGATTGGCGGCAACGAGCGTTATATTTCGGTATGCCGCAAACACTACAAGCAGGCGATAGAGCAGGGGTCGCTGGATGCCATCTACGGCCAGCAAAAGCCCGTCTGA
- a CDS encoding NAD-dependent epimerase yields MNILVTGAAGFIGFHVTQRLLAAGHQIVGIDNLNDYYDVGLKQSRLDLIAQHPGFKFIKMELADRAAIASLFEQHAFQRVIHLGAQAGVRYSIDNPHAYADANLTGHLNILEGCRHHKIEHLLYASSSSVYGLNRKMPFSTDDSVDHPVSLYAATKKANELMSHTYSHLYQLPTTGLRFFTVYGPWGRPDMALFKFTRAMIAGEAIDVYNRGEMKRDFTYIDDIAEAIVRLQDVIPQQDENWTVETGSPATSSAPYRVYNIGNSQPTSLIKYIEAIEKALGVTAKKNLLPMQPGDVLETSADTAALYQAIGFKPQTSVEEGVERFVRWYREFYNV; encoded by the coding sequence ATGAACATTCTGGTCACCGGCGCCGCAGGCTTTATTGGATTTCACGTCACTCAACGCTTGCTGGCCGCCGGTCACCAGATTGTCGGCATAGATAATCTTAATGACTATTATGATGTCGGCCTGAAACAATCTCGTCTTGATTTAATCGCACAGCACCCCGGCTTCAAATTTATTAAAATGGAGCTGGCGGATCGCGCAGCTATCGCCTCGTTATTCGAACAACATGCGTTTCAACGCGTCATTCATCTGGGCGCCCAGGCGGGTGTGCGCTATTCCATCGACAATCCTCACGCCTACGCCGATGCTAACCTGACTGGTCATTTAAATATTCTCGAAGGATGCCGTCATCATAAAATCGAGCACTTGCTCTATGCATCCTCCAGTTCTGTTTATGGACTCAATCGTAAAATGCCATTTTCGACCGATGACAGCGTCGATCATCCGGTATCACTTTACGCGGCAACTAAAAAAGCCAATGAGCTGATGTCGCATACCTATTCGCATCTTTATCAGCTGCCTACCACCGGCCTGCGTTTCTTTACCGTATATGGTCCATGGGGTCGTCCAGATATGGCGCTGTTTAAATTTACGCGCGCCATGATCGCCGGTGAAGCGATTGACGTCTATAACCGCGGCGAGATGAAACGCGACTTTACCTATATCGACGATATTGCCGAAGCTATTGTGCGTCTGCAGGATGTTATTCCGCAGCAGGATGAAAACTGGACGGTAGAAACCGGCTCGCCAGCCACCAGCTCTGCGCCTTACCGCGTATATAACATCGGAAACAGTCAGCCGACCAGCCTGATTAAATATATTGAGGCGATTGAAAAAGCACTGGGCGTGACGGCGAAGAAAAATCTGTTACCGATGCAGCCCGGCGACGTGCTGGAAACCAGCGCGGATACTGCAGCCCTGTATCAGGCGATTGGCTTTAAGCCGCAGACCAGCGTAGAAGAGGGTGTAGAACGCTTTGTTCGCTGGTATCGGGAGTTTTACAACGTCTGA
- the purU gene encoding formyltetrahydrofolate deformylase, with amino-acid sequence MQAQTMQRKVLRTICPDAKGLIAKITNICYKHELNIVQNNEFVDHRTGRFFMRTELEGIFNDNTLLADLDSALPAGSTRELNSAGRRRVVVLVTKEAHCLGDLLMKSAFGGLDMEIAAVIGNHDTLRSLVERFDIPFVLVSHEGLSREEHDNLMANEIDRYQPDYVVLAKYMRVLTPAFVQRYPNQIINIHHSFLPAFIGARPYHQAYERGVKIIGATAHYVNDNLDEGPIIMQDVINVDHSYTAEEMMRAGRDVEKNVLSRALYKVLGQRVFVYGNRTIIL; translated from the coding sequence ATGCAAGCGCAAACTATGCAACGAAAAGTTTTACGTACCATTTGCCCTGACGCGAAAGGTCTGATCGCTAAAATCACCAATATTTGCTACAAGCACGAGCTGAATATCGTGCAAAACAATGAATTCGTTGACCATCGCACCGGACGCTTTTTTATGCGCACCGAGCTTGAGGGCATTTTTAACGATAATACGCTGCTGGCGGATTTAGACAGCGCGCTGCCGGCAGGCTCAACGCGCGAGCTGAACAGCGCTGGGCGCCGTCGCGTGGTGGTGCTGGTCACCAAAGAGGCGCACTGCCTGGGCGACCTGCTGATGAAGAGCGCTTTCGGCGGGCTGGATATGGAGATTGCCGCGGTTATCGGCAACCATGACACCCTGCGTTCGCTGGTTGAGCGCTTTGATATTCCTTTTGTGCTGGTCAGCCATGAAGGGCTGTCGCGCGAAGAGCACGATAACCTGATGGCGAACGAGATCGACCGCTACCAGCCCGATTACGTGGTGCTGGCGAAATATATGCGCGTGCTGACGCCAGCCTTTGTGCAGCGCTATCCAAACCAGATTATCAATATTCACCACTCGTTCCTGCCAGCGTTTATCGGCGCGCGTCCTTATCATCAGGCCTACGAGCGCGGCGTGAAAATCATCGGCGCAACGGCGCACTACGTGAATGACAATCTGGATGAAGGTCCGATCATCATGCAGGACGTGATTAATGTCGACCACAGCTATACGGCCGAAGAGATGATGCGTGCCGGACGCGACGTGGAGAAAAACGTGTTAAGCCGTGCGCTCTATAAAGTGCTGGGCCAGCGCGTATTTGTTTACGGCAACCGCACGATTATTCTTTAA
- the galU gene encoding UTP--glucose-1-phosphate uridylyltransferase GalU, whose amino-acid sequence MSAYKSKVKKAVIPVAGLGTRMLPATKAIPKEMLPLVDKPLIQYVVNECIAAGINEIVLVTHSSKNSIENHFDTSFELEAMLEKRVKRQLLDEIQSICPPHVTIMQVRQGIAKGLGHAVMCAHPLIGDEPVAVILPDVIIDEYESNPTKDNLAEMLSRFDESGRSQIMVEPVADVTAYGVVDCQGAELQPGDSAPMVGVVEKPKATEAPSNLAVVGRYVLSADIWPLLAKTPPGAGGEVQLTDSIAMLMEKETVEAYHLKGVSHDCGNKLGYMQAFVEYGVRHPVLGKDFSQWLDSAVGNKK is encoded by the coding sequence ATGTCTGCCTATAAGTCCAAAGTAAAAAAAGCGGTAATCCCTGTAGCAGGTTTGGGCACCCGTATGCTCCCTGCGACAAAAGCGATTCCGAAAGAGATGTTACCGCTGGTCGATAAGCCGTTAATTCAGTATGTCGTTAACGAGTGCATCGCAGCAGGAATTAACGAAATTGTGCTGGTTACGCACTCTTCCAAAAACTCCATTGAAAACCACTTCGACACCAGCTTTGAGCTGGAAGCGATGCTGGAAAAACGTGTTAAACGTCAGCTGCTGGATGAAATCCAGTCAATCTGTCCGCCGCACGTTACCATCATGCAGGTGCGTCAGGGCATCGCGAAAGGCCTGGGCCACGCCGTTATGTGTGCGCATCCGCTGATTGGCGACGAGCCGGTTGCGGTGATCCTGCCGGACGTGATTATCGACGAGTACGAATCTAACCCGACCAAAGATAACCTGGCGGAAATGCTGAGCCGTTTCGACGAGTCAGGCCGCAGCCAGATTATGGTTGAGCCGGTAGCGGACGTGACTGCTTACGGCGTGGTTGACTGCCAGGGCGCAGAACTGCAGCCGGGCGACAGCGCGCCAATGGTTGGCGTGGTTGAGAAGCCGAAAGCGACCGAAGCGCCGTCCAACCTCGCGGTTGTGGGCCGTTACGTTCTCTCTGCGGATATCTGGCCTCTGCTGGCGAAAACCCCTCCGGGCGCAGGCGGCGAAGTACAGCTGACCGACTCTATCGCCATGCTGATGGAGAAAGAGACGGTAGAAGCTTACCACCTGAAAGGCGTAAGCCATGACTGCGGTAACAAACTCGGTTATATGCAGGCATTCGTTGAGTACGGTGTTCGCCATCCAGTGCTGGGCAAAGATTTTTCTCAGTGGCTCGATAGCGCAGTTGGCAATAAAAAGTAA
- a CDS encoding UDP-glucose dehydrogenase family protein yields MKVTVFGIGYVGLVQAAVLAEVGHDVLCIDVDAKKVENLKKGIIPIFEPGLTPLVMSNYEAGRLKFSTDAEEGVNHGVMQFIAVGTPPDEDGSADLKYVTAVARTIAQHMKDHKVVLDKSTVPVGTADKVRRVMEETLRDRGVSLTFDVVSNPEFLKEGAAVNDCMRPERIVVGTDNEEVEELLRELYEPFNRNHDRMIVMDIRSAELTKYAANCMLATKISFMNEISNLAERLGADVEKVRQGIGSDSRIGYHFIYPGCGYGGSCFPKDVQALIRTAESIGYKPRLLQAVEDVNDSQKTKLPTFIKRHFGDDLSGKTFAVWGLSFKPNTDDMREASSRVLMESLWEAGASVQAFDPEAMDEAQRIYGHRSDLKLMGTKEAALQGADGLVICTEWQNFRAPDFDVIKNSLKEPVIFDGRNLYDPERISKRGFVYYAIGRGASIQIA; encoded by the coding sequence ATGAAAGTCACTGTATTTGGTATCGGCTATGTCGGTCTGGTTCAGGCTGCGGTGTTGGCCGAAGTCGGACATGACGTTCTCTGCATTGATGTCGACGCAAAAAAAGTCGAAAACCTGAAAAAAGGCATCATCCCCATTTTCGAACCCGGCCTTACGCCGCTGGTTATGTCGAACTATGAGGCGGGTCGCCTTAAGTTCAGTACAGATGCGGAAGAGGGCGTCAATCACGGCGTCATGCAGTTTATCGCCGTGGGTACGCCGCCAGATGAGGACGGCTCGGCTGACCTTAAATATGTGACCGCCGTTGCTCGTACCATTGCGCAGCATATGAAGGATCACAAGGTTGTGCTTGATAAATCCACCGTTCCGGTTGGAACCGCGGATAAAGTGCGTCGCGTAATGGAAGAGACCCTGCGCGATCGCGGCGTTAGCCTGACGTTTGATGTGGTATCCAACCCGGAGTTCCTCAAGGAAGGCGCAGCCGTAAACGACTGCATGCGTCCTGAGCGCATCGTGGTGGGTACCGATAATGAAGAAGTGGAAGAGCTGCTGCGTGAACTCTACGAGCCGTTCAACCGCAATCACGATCGCATGATCGTCATGGATATCCGCAGCGCGGAGCTGACCAAGTACGCAGCGAACTGCATGCTGGCGACCAAAATCAGCTTTATGAACGAGATCTCCAACCTTGCCGAACGTCTGGGTGCGGATGTCGAGAAAGTGCGTCAGGGCATCGGTTCTGATTCACGTATCGGCTACCACTTTATCTACCCTGGCTGCGGCTACGGCGGCTCCTGCTTCCCGAAAGATGTGCAGGCGCTGATCCGTACCGCGGAGTCGATCGGCTACAAGCCGCGTCTGCTGCAGGCGGTGGAAGATGTCAACGACAGCCAGAAAACTAAGCTGCCCACTTTTATCAAGCGCCATTTCGGCGACGATCTGAGCGGTAAAACCTTCGCAGTCTGGGGCCTGTCGTTCAAACCGAACACCGATGATATGCGTGAAGCCTCCAGCCGCGTGCTGATGGAATCGCTGTGGGAAGCTGGTGCAAGCGTTCAGGCGTTCGATCCGGAAGCGATGGACGAAGCGCAGCGCATCTACGGTCACCGCAGCGATCTGAAGCTGATGGGCACCAAAGAAGCGGCGCTGCAGGGCGCAGATGGCCTGGTCATCTGCACCGAGTGGCAGAACTTCCGCGCACCGGACTTTGACGTTATTAAAAATTCCCTCAAAGAACCCGTGATTTTTGATGGTCGCAACCTGTATGATCCAGAGCGTATCAGCAAACGCGGTTTCGTTTATTATGCAATCGGCCGCGGAGCGTCTATTCAAATTGCGTAA
- a CDS encoding YchJ family protein, translated as MSEPCPCCSGKQYSLCCAPFLTGERLPESAEQLMRSRYTAYVRRNSDWLIASWHPDKRVPDMAQRLSESFADTEWLSLNVTCCNHGSHDNEAFVTFFARYRENSQIRAIHERSRFLREDHRWYYVDGTAPAVGRNDRCPCGSDKKYKKCCG; from the coding sequence GTGTCCGAACCCTGTCCTTGCTGCAGCGGGAAGCAGTATAGCCTATGTTGCGCTCCCTTTCTGACCGGCGAGCGGCTGCCTGAATCAGCTGAACAGTTAATGCGCTCGCGCTACACAGCCTACGTCAGGCGAAACAGCGACTGGCTCATCGCCAGCTGGCATCCTGACAAGCGCGTGCCCGATATGGCGCAGCGTTTATCCGAAAGTTTTGCCGACACTGAATGGCTAAGCCTGAATGTAACCTGTTGTAATCATGGAAGCCATGATAATGAAGCTTTCGTCACTTTTTTTGCGCGTTACCGCGAAAATTCCCAGATAAGGGCGATCCACGAGCGTTCTCGCTTTCTTCGCGAGGATCATCGCTGGTACTATGTCGACGGAACCGCGCCCGCCGTAGGGCGCAACGATCGCTGTCCATGTGGCTCCGATAAAAAATACAAGAAATGTTGCGGCTAA
- a CDS encoding YnjH family protein produces the protein MRYFAGLCFIAALVSGPVVASPSHGHQQAYGAGGSADVVVDMPPEVWTQNQTSAPSCQQCCIFENRNYSEGAVVKSEGVLLQCARDEKVLGTNPLIWKIVK, from the coding sequence ATGCGTTATTTCGCAGGCTTATGTTTTATCGCGGCGCTGGTAAGCGGGCCGGTTGTCGCCAGCCCTTCGCACGGCCATCAGCAGGCGTACGGCGCAGGCGGCAGTGCGGATGTGGTGGTGGATATGCCGCCTGAAGTCTGGACGCAAAATCAGACCAGCGCCCCCAGCTGTCAGCAGTGCTGTATTTTCGAGAACCGCAACTACAGCGAAGGGGCGGTAGTGAAATCAGAGGGAGTGCTGCTGCAGTGCGCCCGTGACGAAAAGGTACTCGGCACCAATCCGCTGATCTGGAAAATTGTGAAGTAA